A window of Lysobacter terrestris contains these coding sequences:
- the sufT gene encoding putative Fe-S cluster assembly protein SufT encodes MYSRSSEPVRFERDCAAVLVPQGEKVSLPAGSVGYITQALGGSWTVFVEGNLFRIAGIDADAIGKEPPEPLELPADADDDAVEQMVWRQLRTCFDPEIPINVVDLGLVYSATVKPHPEQPGQRRVEIEMTLTAPACGMGDILVADVRDKLEMIPTVAEADVELVFDPPWSRDMMSEVARLETGML; translated from the coding sequence ATGTATTCCCGCAGCAGCGAACCCGTCCGTTTCGAGCGCGATTGCGCCGCCGTCCTCGTCCCGCAGGGCGAGAAAGTCTCGTTGCCCGCCGGCAGCGTCGGCTACATCACCCAGGCGCTGGGCGGCAGCTGGACCGTGTTCGTCGAAGGCAACCTGTTCCGCATCGCCGGCATCGACGCCGATGCGATCGGCAAGGAGCCGCCCGAACCGCTCGAGTTGCCCGCCGATGCCGACGACGACGCGGTGGAGCAGATGGTGTGGCGGCAGCTGCGCACCTGCTTCGACCCGGAGATCCCGATCAACGTGGTCGACCTCGGCCTGGTCTACTCGGCCACGGTCAAGCCGCATCCGGAGCAACCCGGACAGCGTCGCGTCGAGATCGAGATGACCCTGACCGCGCCGGCGTGCGGCATGGGCGACATCCTGGTCGCCGACGTGCGCGACAAGCTCGAGATGATCCCGACCGTGGCCGAGGCCGACGTCGAACTGGTGTTCGATCCGCCGTGGAGCCGCGACATGATGTCGGAAGTGGCGCGCCTGGAAACCGGCATGCTGTGA